The nucleotide window TTTTTCATAGAGATGGCTCTCCTTATGATTAAGTGGCCGCGCTGAAATAATGCGCATGGTATGTTTGCGTATCGTGAAAGCAATAAACAAAACAATACCCTTTTTTGTTTTTCCCAAGAGGATATAGCGCTCTTCGTCTCCGGAATGAATAATATCGCGGAGAATTTTTCTTTTTTCATCGAAAAAAGCTTCTTCGCATTCCCCATC belongs to Patescibacteria group bacterium and includes:
- a CDS encoding BrnT family toxin produces the protein DGECEEAFFDEKRKILRDIIHSGDEERYILLGKTKKGIVLFIAFTIRKHTMRIISARPLNHKESHLYEKKDTSSKI